In one Pseudomonas hydrolytica genomic region, the following are encoded:
- a CDS encoding major capsid protein, producing MAAGYDTTTLLGVKELLPKFTPLFLQMFFPTAATFDTEEVAFDKIKKDRRLAPFVYPLVSGRARRERGGFLTTMKPAYIKETDVVRPTRLLKRRLGEALNGEMSPAQRHDAVVADILVEQEENIVAREEWMAVEAVLYGKVTMAGPDHPPVEVDYGRNPDNQIVLAGAAKWDTVDPETYDPTDDIEDWAALTTGSAGVLMMGKGAWRLFSRFKAVKEKLDTRRGSTSQLELGPQLEKEVMRKGFFGEYEIIVYTGKYTNDEGQKVNFMPEYGVLVAPAMADNVMAYGGIQDAKANANGIAAAERYPSNWFTDNPSVEWLQTQTAPVPVLFDADEFTFVLVA from the coding sequence ATGGCCGCTGGCTACGATACGACCACCCTGCTGGGTGTGAAGGAACTTCTGCCGAAGTTCACCCCGCTGTTCCTGCAGATGTTCTTCCCGACTGCCGCCACCTTTGACACCGAAGAAGTGGCCTTCGACAAAATCAAGAAGGATCGCCGCCTGGCTCCCTTCGTTTACCCGCTGGTCTCGGGCCGCGCGCGTCGCGAGCGTGGCGGCTTCCTCACCACCATGAAGCCGGCCTACATCAAGGAAACCGATGTGGTGCGCCCGACCCGTCTGCTCAAGCGTCGCCTGGGCGAAGCGCTGAATGGCGAAATGAGCCCGGCACAGCGTCACGACGCGGTCGTGGCGGACATCCTCGTCGAGCAGGAAGAGAACATCGTCGCCCGCGAAGAGTGGATGGCGGTGGAGGCCGTCCTCTACGGCAAGGTCACCATGGCAGGTCCCGACCACCCGCCGGTCGAGGTGGACTACGGTCGCAACCCGGATAACCAGATCGTCCTGGCAGGTGCCGCGAAGTGGGACACCGTAGACCCGGAAACCTACGACCCCACCGACGACATCGAGGACTGGGCGGCGCTCACCACCGGTTCTGCTGGTGTGCTGATGATGGGTAAAGGTGCCTGGCGTCTGTTCTCCCGCTTCAAGGCGGTGAAGGAGAAGCTCGACACCCGCCGTGGCAGCACCAGCCAACTGGAGCTCGGCCCGCAGCTGGAGAAGGAAGTCATGCGCAAGGGCTTCTTCGGTGAATACGAAATCATCGTCTACACCGGCAAGTACACCAACGACGAAGGGCAGAAGGTCAACTTCATGCCCGAGTACGGTGTGCTGGTGGCGCCCGCCATGGCAGACAACGTGATGGCCTACGGCGGCATTCAGGATGCCAAGGCCAACGCCAACGGCATCGCGGCGGCCGAGCGCTACCCGTCCAACTGGTTCACCGACAACCCCAGCGTCGAGTGGCTGCAAACGCAGACCGCCCCGGTGCCGGTGCTGTTCGACGCCGACGAGTTCACCTTCGTCCTGGTCGCCTGA
- a CDS encoding head decoration protein: MATVQQPVDNWVTGSDSYQTTLVTILSGQNLPEKKPLGVVTASGKVVAWDPAGDDGREVAVYITAYAVDATGGDQQAQVIKTGTFNPEQVAWPAGTTDAQKLGAFVGTPISLQLPV; this comes from the coding sequence ATGGCCACCGTACAACAGCCCGTCGATAACTGGGTGACCGGTTCCGACTCGTACCAGACCACGTTGGTGACGATCCTCTCTGGCCAGAACTTGCCCGAGAAGAAGCCGCTTGGCGTGGTAACCGCCAGCGGCAAAGTCGTTGCCTGGGATCCAGCTGGCGATGATGGCCGTGAAGTGGCCGTTTACATCACCGCCTACGCGGTCGATGCCACTGGCGGCGATCAGCAGGCGCAGGTGATCAAAACCGGCACCTTCAACCCCGAACAGGTGGCCTGGCCTGCCGGTACCACCGACGCGCAGAAGCTGGGCGCCTTCGTCGGCACGCCGATCAGCCTGCAGCTGCCGGTTTAA
- a CDS encoding S49 family peptidase, translated as MNYPQIASRVLNTPLLLESAYARVFFSALGSRLNIAELKDEQGAVDMGQKLRVDARTYNKTRTNSWGFEEVLFQVVDGIALLDVKGTLAHKSGYLKPYSGMTGYDGIINRYAMMLAESDVKGVLMDMHTPGGEVSGCFDTADRLRQMAQQAGKPLWAMACDSACSAGMALASAADRRLITQTGYVGSVGVVMAHASYENYLEQEGIKVTLIHSGARKVDGNPYEDLPEEVLSRFQTDTDALRQQFAELVARNLGISSEAVLATEAAVFRGQAAIDVGFADALVNGHEAVAEFSEYLSTPGRVTTLGVKRMAGDTPAPTAEAAPPAQAASPAPATTDAAATASAERTRVQGILQHAEAEGRGKLANHLAFNTSMSVEDAGAMLAAAEKEQGATLDASTALDKMMANEEQPNLTSGGGDAKPNQAQAIVGNWAKATGAKV; from the coding sequence ATGAACTATCCGCAAATCGCCAGCCGGGTGCTGAACACACCCCTGTTGCTGGAGTCGGCCTATGCGCGCGTGTTTTTCAGCGCGCTGGGCAGTCGGCTGAACATTGCCGAACTCAAGGACGAGCAAGGCGCCGTCGACATGGGGCAGAAGCTGCGCGTGGATGCCCGCACCTACAACAAAACGCGCACCAACAGCTGGGGCTTCGAAGAAGTCCTGTTCCAGGTGGTGGATGGAATCGCCTTGCTGGATGTGAAAGGCACCCTGGCCCACAAGTCCGGCTACCTCAAGCCGTACAGCGGCATGACCGGTTATGACGGCATCATCAACCGCTACGCGATGATGCTGGCCGAGAGCGACGTCAAGGGCGTGCTGATGGACATGCACACGCCAGGCGGCGAGGTGTCCGGCTGCTTTGACACCGCCGACAGATTGCGGCAGATGGCACAGCAAGCCGGCAAGCCACTGTGGGCCATGGCCTGCGACTCGGCTTGTTCCGCGGGCATGGCCCTGGCCAGCGCCGCTGACCGGCGCCTGATCACACAGACCGGCTACGTCGGCTCGGTCGGTGTGGTGATGGCCCACGCCAGTTACGAGAACTACCTGGAGCAGGAGGGCATCAAGGTCACGCTCATTCACTCCGGTGCGCGCAAGGTCGACGGCAACCCCTACGAGGACCTGCCCGAGGAAGTGCTGAGCCGCTTCCAGACCGACACCGACGCGCTACGCCAACAGTTCGCCGAACTGGTTGCCCGCAACCTGGGTATTTCCAGTGAAGCGGTGCTGGCCACCGAAGCCGCGGTGTTCCGTGGCCAGGCGGCAATCGATGTCGGCTTCGCCGATGCCTTGGTCAACGGTCATGAGGCCGTCGCCGAGTTTTCTGAATACCTGTCCACCCCGGGCAGGGTGACAACCCTAGGAGTCAAACGCATGGCTGGAGATACCCCCGCGCCGACTGCCGAAGCTGCACCGCCTGCCCAGGCGGCCAGCCCGGCCCCGGCCACCACCGACGCCGCTGCAACCGCCAGTGCCGAGCGCACGCGCGTGCAGGGCATTCTGCAGCACGCCGAAGCCGAAGGCCGCGGCAAGCTCGCCAACCACCTGGCTTTCAACACCTCGATGTCTGTCGAGGATGCCGGCGCCATGTTGGCAGCTGCTGAGAAAGAGCAGGGCGCCACCCTCGATGCCAGCACCGCGCTGGACAAGATGATGGCCAACGAAGAACAGCCGAACCTCACCTCTGGTGGCGGTGACGCAAAACCCAACCAGGCCCAAGCCATTGTCGGCAACTGGGCCAAAGCCACGGGAGCGAAAGTCTGA
- a CDS encoding phage portal protein encodes MSKVQILAPNGLPAREQLSTWQGAGGGFGGQLERWQPRLQSVDAALLPNLKLGNARAEDVTRNNAFAANGVQLHIDNIVGHLFRLSYKPRWRLLGITDADARAFAQDVEAWWFEFAEDPVGCWLDVERKRTATMMVREAVGTHTRLGEVSAAAEWIERRGTPMRTAVRMVSPKRIGNPGDRADSENLRAGVEFDRNGVAIAYHIRQLTSGGMGLGTGYGREWRRVEREAANGRIKFIHVFEPSEDGQARGANQFLTVLEQSHMLPKLQHTKLQNAIVNAMYAATIESELGNEAALELIGAGDESVEKIAKYMMAVNSFNSGSKLALNGVKIPHLWPGEKLHLQTSGNVDNGYADFESSILRWMAAGLNLPYEPFARDYRQSTYSSARASMMEGWRYYMGRRKVIASRFATHLFVLAFEEALQRRLLTLPRKATRGFYEARASWCNCEWIGAGRLAIDGLKEVKEAVLRIESGLSTYEKELALLGEDYQETFAQQVREMNERREAGLPPPSWMQAQALAPEQPEPTE; translated from the coding sequence ATGAGCAAGGTTCAGATCCTGGCACCCAACGGGTTGCCGGCCCGCGAACAGCTCAGCACCTGGCAGGGTGCCGGTGGCGGTTTCGGTGGCCAGCTGGAACGCTGGCAGCCGCGGCTGCAATCGGTCGACGCTGCACTGCTGCCCAACCTCAAGTTGGGTAATGCGCGTGCCGAGGATGTCACCCGTAACAATGCCTTCGCGGCCAACGGCGTGCAGCTGCACATCGACAACATTGTCGGGCACCTTTTCCGGCTCAGCTACAAGCCGCGCTGGCGTCTGCTCGGCATCACTGATGCAGATGCTCGTGCGTTTGCCCAGGACGTAGAGGCCTGGTGGTTCGAGTTTGCAGAGGATCCAGTCGGCTGCTGGCTCGATGTCGAGCGCAAGCGCACTGCCACCATGATGGTGCGTGAGGCTGTCGGTACGCACACCCGACTTGGCGAAGTCTCTGCCGCGGCTGAGTGGATCGAGCGACGCGGCACACCGATGCGGACGGCAGTGCGCATGGTCAGCCCCAAGCGCATCGGCAACCCTGGAGATCGAGCCGACAGCGAAAATCTGCGTGCCGGCGTCGAGTTCGACCGCAATGGCGTAGCGATCGCCTACCACATTCGGCAGCTCACCTCCGGTGGAATGGGGCTCGGTACCGGCTACGGCCGCGAGTGGCGGCGCGTCGAGCGTGAGGCGGCCAACGGGCGCATCAAGTTCATTCACGTGTTCGAGCCCAGCGAGGACGGCCAGGCCCGTGGGGCCAATCAGTTTCTCACGGTGCTGGAGCAGAGCCACATGCTGCCCAAGCTGCAGCACACCAAGCTGCAGAATGCCATCGTGAACGCCATGTACGCGGCGACCATCGAGAGTGAGCTCGGCAACGAGGCAGCCTTGGAACTGATCGGTGCTGGCGACGAAAGCGTTGAAAAAATCGCCAAATACATGATGGCGGTGAACAGTTTCAACAGCGGCAGCAAGCTGGCCCTGAATGGCGTGAAGATTCCGCACCTGTGGCCAGGCGAGAAGCTGCATCTGCAGACCAGTGGCAACGTCGATAACGGCTATGCCGACTTCGAGTCGAGCATCCTGCGCTGGATGGCGGCGGGGCTGAACCTGCCTTACGAGCCATTCGCCCGCGACTACCGGCAGAGCACCTACAGCAGCGCACGCGCTTCGATGATGGAGGGCTGGCGCTACTACATGGGGCGTCGCAAGGTGATCGCCTCGCGCTTCGCCACGCACCTGTTCGTGCTGGCGTTCGAGGAGGCCTTGCAGCGGCGCTTGCTCACGCTGCCACGCAAAGCCACCCGTGGCTTCTACGAGGCGCGTGCGTCGTGGTGCAACTGCGAGTGGATCGGCGCCGGCCGCCTGGCCATCGACGGGCTCAAGGAAGTGAAGGAAGCGGTGCTGCGCATCGAGTCCGGCCTGAGCACCTACGAGAAGGAGCTCGCCCTGCTGGGTGAGGACTACCAAGAAACCTTCGCGCAGCAAGTGCGCGAGATGAACGAGCGCCGCGAGGCTGGCCTGCCGCCGCCGAGCTGGATGCAAGCCCAGGCATTGGCGCCGGAACAACCCGAGCCCACCGAATAG
- the gpW gene encoding gpW family head-tail joining protein translates to MATLQQLNEAREALHLLITGQSTVRVQRDGKMVEFTPANRRDLENYITQLEGQLGVGSQARRRPARVIA, encoded by the coding sequence ATGGCCACCCTGCAGCAACTCAATGAGGCACGCGAAGCGCTGCACCTGCTCATTACCGGGCAAAGCACGGTGCGCGTGCAGCGTGACGGCAAGATGGTCGAGTTCACCCCGGCCAACCGGCGCGACCTCGAAAACTACATTACCCAACTGGAGGGCCAGCTGGGCGTCGGCTCCCAAGCCCGTCGCCGGCCGGCACGTGTGATCGCATGA
- a CDS encoding phage terminase large subunit family protein: protein MAVVLLDAAQQFNPPKDQPTAEYIESEFYLPAEAGVLHGLYEFYYTPYFLGVAAALDDPDVKEIDLMKAAQIGWTYFMIAVLFKRITGRPMPIMVLFAKEGDGKAFHDEKLVPAIRANEAVGRLVDVETAKKSGNRWNHKGFPGGFLKLVASNSPGNVKSTSSVGLAVVEEPDDTSDDVKGQGDAIGLLEERVKRYPGSKTVVGGTPSLKGLSKTEQRLKQTDQRVLPIYCHGCGEAHVLDFEHITYISGDPDRGDVPHEVYGYAKPETAKYACPHCSELWDDNQRKENIRRTVYEAVERGDPMRGWVATAPFYGKAGFMELSELYACLPGTSLADLVREKLAAEKLADAGDPKQLIKFVNQKQGRPYEYRSDLPEADKLRERCEEYRELVVPGGGLILFLTVDVQHDRIALILRAWGRGEESWLVLWTEIAAQSGTSDKTDPVWTELDRILFGSYAHAKGYRLHVSAASIDSSDGQTNDAVYHYVRTRKKRFAKLLAIKGSTNVDAEILTAPRKIDLNTTSTKASRYGLQVYMVGGTKAKDLLFERLKLTGSGPGRMHTYKGVRADYFDQLLAEVKAPSRKHGGKKVYQKKAGAANEALDCEQYQIHLARYMRLHLKKPQDWDDIEARLMQADLLAEADEQVPVTAEPSAIQPAAAKPAVSLADLGRMMNGDD, encoded by the coding sequence TTGGCCGTCGTATTGCTGGACGCGGCCCAGCAGTTCAACCCGCCCAAGGATCAGCCGACGGCTGAGTACATCGAAAGCGAGTTCTATCTGCCGGCCGAAGCCGGCGTGCTGCACGGTCTCTACGAGTTCTACTACACCCCGTACTTCCTTGGCGTAGCCGCGGCGCTCGACGACCCCGACGTCAAAGAAATCGACCTCATGAAGGCGGCCCAGATCGGCTGGACATACTTCATGATCGCGGTGCTGTTCAAGCGCATCACCGGTCGCCCGATGCCAATCATGGTCCTGTTCGCCAAAGAGGGTGACGGCAAGGCCTTCCACGATGAGAAGCTGGTACCGGCCATTCGAGCGAACGAGGCGGTTGGCCGGCTGGTTGACGTGGAGACGGCGAAGAAGTCCGGCAACCGTTGGAACCACAAGGGCTTCCCCGGTGGCTTCCTCAAACTGGTTGCGTCCAACTCGCCCGGTAACGTGAAGTCGACATCGAGCGTCGGCCTGGCCGTGGTGGAGGAGCCCGACGACACCAGCGACGATGTGAAGGGCCAGGGCGATGCCATCGGCCTGCTCGAGGAGCGCGTCAAACGCTACCCGGGTTCGAAAACCGTCGTCGGCGGCACGCCTTCGCTCAAGGGGCTATCGAAAACCGAGCAGCGCCTGAAGCAAACCGACCAGCGAGTGCTGCCGATCTACTGCCACGGTTGTGGCGAAGCGCACGTGCTGGACTTCGAGCACATCACCTACATCAGCGGCGATCCGGATAGGGGCGACGTACCGCACGAAGTCTACGGCTATGCCAAGCCGGAAACGGCCAAGTACGCATGCCCACACTGCTCCGAGCTGTGGGACGACAACCAACGCAAAGAGAACATCCGCCGCACGGTCTATGAGGCAGTCGAGCGCGGTGACCCGATGCGTGGCTGGGTGGCGACGGCTCCGTTCTATGGTAAAGCCGGCTTCATGGAGCTCAGCGAGCTCTATGCCTGCTTGCCAGGCACATCGCTAGCTGACCTGGTGCGCGAGAAGCTCGCTGCCGAGAAGCTGGCCGATGCCGGCGACCCGAAGCAGCTGATCAAGTTCGTCAACCAGAAGCAGGGTCGGCCCTACGAGTACCGCAGTGACCTGCCAGAGGCTGACAAGCTGCGGGAGCGTTGCGAGGAGTACCGCGAACTGGTGGTGCCCGGCGGCGGCTTGATTCTGTTCCTTACCGTTGACGTTCAGCACGACCGCATTGCGTTGATCCTGCGGGCCTGGGGGCGTGGTGAGGAAAGTTGGCTGGTGCTGTGGACGGAGATCGCCGCGCAGAGCGGTACCTCGGACAAAACCGACCCGGTATGGACGGAGCTGGACCGCATTCTCTTCGGCTCCTACGCGCACGCCAAGGGTTACCGGCTGCATGTCAGTGCGGCCAGCATCGACTCGTCGGACGGGCAAACCAACGACGCCGTGTATCACTACGTGCGTACGCGCAAGAAGCGCTTCGCCAAGCTGCTGGCCATCAAGGGCAGCACCAATGTCGATGCCGAGATCCTCACGGCGCCGCGCAAGATCGACCTCAACACCACCAGCACCAAGGCATCGCGCTATGGCCTGCAGGTGTACATGGTCGGTGGCACCAAAGCGAAAGACCTGCTGTTCGAGCGCCTGAAACTGACGGGCAGCGGCCCTGGCCGCATGCATACCTACAAGGGTGTTCGTGCGGACTACTTCGACCAGCTACTGGCCGAGGTCAAGGCGCCTAGCCGCAAGCATGGCGGCAAGAAGGTCTACCAGAAGAAGGCGGGCGCGGCCAACGAAGCGCTGGACTGCGAGCAGTACCAGATTCACCTGGCGCGCTACATGCGCTTGCACCTGAAAAAGCCTCAGGACTGGGACGACATCGAGGCCCGCTTGATGCAGGCCGACCTGCTGGCTGAGGCGGACGAACAGGTGCCAGTGACTGCAGAGCCCAGTGCAATTCAACCTGCTGCTGCCAAGCCGGCAGTCAGCCTGGCCGATCTCGGCCGGATGATGAACGGAGACGACTGA
- a CDS encoding phage holin family protein, producing the protein MASSWLTGLTAVLCIVIFVRLFTYRRNGAGYRWGKSVVAFAVMIACGRLLIEVLTSGLVVPLEFWPFVLLLGVFALAVVRAEGNVARLVQPGDLPWSGVERRRGGGR; encoded by the coding sequence ATGGCTAGTTCCTGGCTCACGGGTCTGACCGCGGTGCTGTGCATCGTGATCTTCGTTCGGCTGTTCACGTACCGGCGCAATGGCGCCGGGTATCGCTGGGGCAAGTCGGTCGTGGCATTCGCGGTGATGATCGCGTGTGGTCGGCTGCTGATCGAGGTGTTGACCTCGGGCCTGGTCGTGCCGCTGGAGTTCTGGCCGTTCGTGCTGCTGCTCGGCGTGTTCGCCCTGGCGGTCGTGCGAGCCGAGGGCAACGTGGCCCGGCTGGTGCAGCCGGGCGACTTGCCGTGGTCGGGTGTCGAGCGGCGGCGGGGTGGTGGCCGGTAA
- a CDS encoding putative holin yields MSEPSGVVAGGLLASIAGAGWFAGIDGNAATGALCGSLIFLLSRHEFAMWKRAVYFLISLVMGYLFSPGLTEFEVWGFRPFVYSGPAAFGASLMVVTLSHAALRQRGRPDLGGGGVDG; encoded by the coding sequence ATGAGCGAGCCGAGTGGTGTGGTGGCTGGCGGCCTGCTGGCCAGCATTGCTGGTGCCGGCTGGTTTGCCGGGATCGATGGTAATGCCGCTACCGGCGCACTGTGTGGCTCGCTGATCTTCTTGCTGTCACGCCATGAGTTCGCGATGTGGAAGCGCGCGGTCTACTTCCTGATCAGCCTGGTGATGGGTTACCTGTTCAGCCCGGGCCTGACGGAGTTCGAAGTGTGGGGCTTCCGCCCGTTCGTGTACTCCGGCCCGGCCGCGTTCGGCGCCTCGCTCATGGTCGTGACGCTGTCCCATGCTGCTCTGCGTCAGCGGGGGCGGCCTGACCTGGGTGGAGGTGGTGTCGATGGCTAG
- a CDS encoding bifunctional DNA primase/polymerase, translating into MTQANTPSNIAAWARRYIEAFGLALVKIEPGQKAPKGNGWNKPGGYFTDADKAEQFWTKNPNHNMGVVLGPSRVCSLDVDHVEYTRHVLLHVLDLNLDDLAAVYPTLVGNPARFRLMFRVPDGVELSRHSLVWPNPLDPDGSKHKLATAALKQAEATGNAELTATMRERQKELAPVTVFELRGGLVQDVLPPSIHPDTGKPYHWRTPPSADGLPELPRELLSIWTNWEIFKPLGQGACEWAPAPKERPAPKAKTNRPATTGASGSTDVVGAYNQAHDVEQLLAAHGYKRRGKKWLYPGSTTGLAGVTVVDGKVYSHHGADPLANGHMNDAFDVFCLLEHDGDQKAATKAAAKALGIDHASQRKKNIGGTPPKAKGEAGGQSAHADDASSPADESGDLPPAPTESDSAAPAGSTTTGGAGGGFHIQGLLRRFALIVGTTQAWDVDNGKRIKKAAFQALIGKELFKQWDAETDPKRKKTVSEDWVKEIERAQALAGKAVGDLKMPMLTRYVYIDGTKDVWDYAKKRRVAEGAVKMALGDAYSLWLNSPDRRVVDMNHIVFDPTMSHDPEVYINTYEGLPLTPERDDAKCENLIWLISFLCNHAEDATDWLCRWLAYPLQHSGAKMDTAVLMHSTTEGSGKSLLFSVVMGMLYGQYSATVGQTQLEGSFNAWQSGKLWAVFEEVVSRDQKYNQVGKIKQLITGQTVRIESKFVNGWEEASHMNAVFLSNEIVPWPISDSDRRFLVMWPEEKLPAQRQMAIKQELANGGVEALYAWLLAYDLGDFDQQTKPPVTPARERLVALSRAPWQTFANLWRLGELGDGLWGGCLSSDLYAMFVEWCQRNGEHRMSQTKFSLFIETLGVEKTRAIPWTEGSTRRFAAFLIPRDEGAFLPPSMQAAALGAHVQVWRAKAKLCGWNVEAWDHVKAAAA; encoded by the coding sequence ATGACGCAAGCGAACACCCCTAGCAATATCGCCGCCTGGGCACGCCGCTATATCGAGGCCTTCGGTCTGGCCCTGGTGAAGATCGAGCCCGGCCAGAAGGCGCCGAAGGGCAACGGCTGGAACAAGCCGGGCGGGTACTTCACCGATGCCGACAAGGCCGAACAATTCTGGACGAAGAACCCCAATCACAACATGGGCGTGGTGCTCGGGCCGAGCCGTGTTTGCTCGCTGGACGTCGACCACGTTGAGTACACGCGGCATGTGCTGCTGCACGTGCTCGACCTGAACCTCGATGACCTGGCGGCGGTATATCCGACGCTGGTGGGCAACCCGGCGCGCTTCCGGCTGATGTTCCGCGTGCCGGATGGCGTGGAGCTGAGCCGGCATTCCCTGGTATGGCCCAACCCGCTGGACCCGGACGGCAGCAAGCACAAGCTGGCCACCGCAGCGCTGAAGCAGGCCGAGGCGACCGGCAATGCCGAGCTGACCGCGACGATGCGCGAGCGGCAGAAGGAGCTGGCACCCGTAACGGTTTTCGAGCTGCGCGGCGGCCTGGTGCAGGACGTGTTGCCGCCCTCGATCCACCCGGACACCGGCAAGCCCTACCACTGGCGCACCCCGCCTTCGGCGGATGGCCTGCCGGAGCTTCCGCGCGAGCTGCTGAGCATCTGGACCAACTGGGAGATCTTCAAGCCGCTGGGGCAGGGTGCCTGCGAGTGGGCGCCCGCTCCGAAAGAGCGCCCGGCACCCAAGGCGAAGACGAACCGGCCGGCGACTACTGGCGCAAGCGGTAGCACGGATGTGGTGGGCGCCTACAACCAGGCGCACGACGTCGAGCAGCTGCTGGCGGCGCACGGTTACAAGCGGCGCGGCAAGAAGTGGCTGTACCCAGGCAGCACCACGGGGCTGGCGGGTGTGACGGTGGTCGACGGCAAGGTGTATTCGCACCACGGCGCCGACCCGCTGGCGAACGGGCATATGAACGATGCGTTCGATGTGTTCTGCCTGCTCGAGCACGACGGCGATCAGAAGGCGGCGACCAAGGCGGCGGCGAAGGCGCTGGGGATCGATCATGCCAGCCAGCGCAAGAAGAACATCGGCGGCACGCCGCCGAAGGCCAAGGGCGAGGCGGGGGGGCAGTCTGCGCACGCTGATGACGCCAGCAGCCCGGCCGATGAGTCGGGCGACCTTCCCCCCGCCCCAACCGAGTCGGATAGCGCCGCGCCGGCCGGCAGCACCACTACAGGGGGGGCGGGGGGTGGCTTCCACATCCAGGGCCTGCTCCGGCGCTTCGCGCTGATCGTCGGCACCACGCAGGCGTGGGACGTGGACAACGGCAAGCGCATCAAGAAGGCCGCATTCCAGGCGCTGATCGGCAAGGAACTGTTCAAGCAGTGGGATGCCGAGACGGACCCGAAGCGCAAGAAGACGGTCAGCGAGGACTGGGTGAAGGAGATCGAGCGCGCCCAGGCGCTGGCGGGCAAGGCGGTTGGCGATCTGAAAATGCCGATGCTGACGCGCTATGTGTACATCGACGGCACCAAGGATGTGTGGGACTACGCGAAAAAGCGGCGCGTGGCTGAGGGCGCGGTGAAGATGGCCCTGGGCGATGCCTACAGCCTGTGGCTGAACAGCCCGGATCGGCGCGTGGTGGACATGAACCATATCGTGTTTGACCCGACCATGAGTCATGACCCCGAGGTGTACATCAACACCTATGAGGGCCTGCCGTTGACGCCGGAGCGGGATGACGCGAAGTGCGAGAACCTGATCTGGCTGATCAGCTTTCTGTGCAACCACGCCGAGGATGCGACGGACTGGCTGTGCCGCTGGCTGGCGTACCCGCTGCAGCACAGCGGGGCGAAGATGGACACGGCGGTGTTGATGCACTCGACCACCGAGGGCTCGGGCAAGAGTCTGTTGTTTTCGGTGGTGATGGGGATGCTCTACGGCCAGTACTCGGCAACGGTGGGGCAGACGCAGCTGGAAGGTTCGTTCAACGCCTGGCAGAGCGGCAAGCTGTGGGCGGTGTTTGAGGAGGTGGTGAGCCGCGATCAGAAGTACAACCAGGTGGGCAAGATCAAGCAGTTGATCACCGGGCAGACGGTGCGCATCGAGAGCAAGTTCGTCAACGGTTGGGAGGAGGCCAGCCACATGAACGCGGTGTTTCTCTCGAACGAGATCGTGCCCTGGCCGATCAGCGACAGCGACCGCCGGTTTCTGGTGATGTGGCCAGAGGAGAAGCTGCCGGCGCAGCGGCAGATGGCGATCAAGCAGGAGCTGGCCAACGGGGGCGTCGAGGCGCTGTATGCCTGGCTGCTGGCGTATGACCTGGGCGATTTCGACCAGCAGACCAAGCCGCCCGTGACGCCGGCACGCGAACGCCTGGTGGCGTTGAGCAGGGCGCCGTGGCAGACGTTCGCCAACCTGTGGCGCCTGGGCGAGCTGGGCGATGGGCTGTGGGGCGGGTGCCTGAGCTCTGACCTGTACGCGATGTTCGTGGAGTGGTGCCAGCGCAATGGTGAGCACCGGATGAGCCAGACGAAGTTCAGCCTGTTCATCGAGACACTGGGGGTGGAGAAGACGCGGGCGATCCCCTGGACGGAAGGCAGCACGCGGCGGTTCGCTGCGTTCCTGATACCGCGAGACGAGGGCGCCTTCCTGCCACCATCCATGCAGGCGGCCGCGCTGGGCGCGCATGTGCAGGTGTGGCGCGCCAAGGCGAAGCTGTGCGGGTGGAATGTCGAGGCGTGGGACCACGTCAAGGCGGCTGCAGCATGA
- a CDS encoding TraR/DksA C4-type zinc finger protein, producing the protein MDERYLEMAEAVQAERLQHAIDNRVVYQGESATECESCGGEIPEARRRAVPGCQMCVHCQGYMEGRR; encoded by the coding sequence ATGGATGAGCGCTATCTGGAAATGGCCGAGGCGGTTCAGGCCGAGCGCCTGCAGCACGCCATCGATAACCGTGTGGTTTACCAGGGCGAGAGCGCGACCGAGTGCGAGAGCTGTGGTGGCGAGATTCCCGAAGCCCGGCGCCGGGCGGTGCCGGGGTGCCAGATGTGTGTGCATTGCCAGGGGTATATGGAGGGGCGGCGATGA
- a CDS encoding phage regulatory CII family protein — MSRLDLLPGAGPVLSLRHALYRAGRDYRGGIGALAIDMHLDPETGYDTLQKKLNPTEERRWPNPDELEDIIRLTADPRLLDALLRPAGAVWFKPVPVTATNDALKALEKLMRRQGEFVGGVHEGAADNRWQAHEVELLKHHGHEVIRKILGMIAGAEQAMLAGEDRRDG, encoded by the coding sequence ATGAGCCGACTAGATCTCCTGCCGGGCGCTGGCCCGGTGCTCTCCCTGCGCCACGCGCTTTACCGCGCAGGGCGTGACTACCGGGGCGGCATTGGTGCCCTGGCCATCGATATGCACCTCGACCCGGAAACGGGATACGACACGCTGCAGAAGAAGCTCAATCCGACTGAGGAACGCCGTTGGCCGAATCCGGACGAGCTCGAAGACATCATCCGCTTGACTGCTGACCCGCGCCTGCTGGACGCGCTTTTGCGCCCGGCCGGTGCGGTGTGGTTCAAGCCGGTACCGGTGACGGCGACCAACGATGCGTTGAAGGCGCTGGAAAAGCTGATGCGCCGGCAGGGCGAGTTTGTGGGCGGTGTGCACGAAGGCGCTGCGGATAACCGCTGGCAGGCCCATGAGGTGGAGCTGCTGAAGCACCACGGGCATGAGGTGATCCGCAAGATTCTGGGGATGATCGCCGGCGCTGAGCAGGCGATGCTGGCCGGGGAGGATCGCCGCGATGGATGA